A section of the Rhodopirellula halodulae genome encodes:
- a CDS encoding PSD1 and planctomycete cytochrome C domain-containing protein produces the protein MTPLIAVGDETIADEDVIQFNRDIRPILSENCYFCHGPDEENRQAGLRMDVREDAIDYAAIIPEDVEGSELVARIDHEDPELLMPPPESHKSLTDKQKQLLKDWIRQGAPYEEHWSFAPIRRPEVPDLSRFDEAFDNEDVHPIDAFIRAELLSHGHDLSPPSRSDRLLRRLHLDLVGLPPTWQDVVSFERQVDGLREIDSGQPVPMGDVYDSLVQKKIDELLRNPHHGERMASFWLDVVRFADTVGYHGDQTQHIFPYRDWVIDAFQNNMPFDEFTIKQLAGDLLPDANADDLIASGFNRLNMMTREGGAQPGEYLSKYATDRVRTVGMAWMGLTTGCAECHDHKFDPFTAKDFYSLGAFFADIEQWGVYSNYGYTPNPDLLGYNNNFPFPPEIEVTSEALLREQAQARLELVAVAKGDIAALDSAKKEEANQWWSQTVAWLSQHFDGWRPERLTKVDSKDKKVRLYEWTLSEGGSSNEASEAAVVRSIQVNLDVAANQSPQNVSVQFFIESPPAEPAKSDEQADSKEAKKDEPAAPTRRAIAVQQALANRWLPSFSSTVAQTNVASTWTVPATDENGHAKKQRPHQFMIDRSAHADDLNQAVFELKQPLSLKLKPGEKFLVEIKGLAESTQVSIGSSPMIRLRPLDTGEVETLLSCESLDDSAALLTWSLSHSGQARDAGAIQHWRNEYVRCRDGRTWTMVTQATDPMEMRVLPRGNWQDKSGEVVQPSTPEFLGKFGLESTEVDNASAKRLTRLDLARWIVHPDNPLTARVVANRLWKQFFGTGLTAAVDDLGAQGDPPSHPELLDYLASELIESGWDMQHLIRLILTSDVYQQDSRVRPELAESDPNNRWLAYHPPRRLEAEIVRDNALSIAGLLNLEIGGPSVKPYQPGGYYSNLQFPNRTYRSTAGDDQYRRGLYMHWQRTFLHPMLANFDAPSREDCVAIRANANTPQQALTLLNDPTFIEAASELAWNLLAESGDDESRLHEMVHRSLQREATSEEIERLLTFLNEQRQIFSADESLAHQLTSVGQASLRHDEALPAEKRSEWAAWTATARIVLNLHESITRY, from the coding sequence ATGACTCCGTTGATCGCTGTCGGCGACGAAACCATTGCCGACGAAGACGTGATCCAGTTCAACCGAGACATCCGGCCGATCCTGTCGGAGAACTGTTATTTCTGTCACGGCCCCGACGAAGAAAATCGCCAAGCCGGTTTGCGGATGGACGTTCGCGAAGACGCCATCGATTACGCCGCGATCATTCCGGAGGACGTCGAAGGCAGTGAGTTGGTGGCTCGCATTGATCACGAAGATCCCGAGTTGTTGATGCCGCCGCCGGAATCGCACAAGTCGCTGACGGACAAACAAAAACAGTTGCTGAAGGATTGGATCCGGCAAGGTGCTCCGTACGAGGAACATTGGTCGTTCGCACCCATTCGGCGTCCGGAGGTTCCCGATCTGAGCCGCTTTGACGAAGCGTTCGACAATGAAGATGTCCATCCGATCGATGCGTTCATCCGCGCGGAACTGTTGTCGCACGGTCATGATCTGTCACCGCCGTCACGGTCCGATCGATTGCTACGCCGATTGCATTTGGACTTGGTCGGTTTGCCGCCGACCTGGCAGGACGTGGTGTCGTTCGAACGCCAAGTGGACGGACTTCGCGAGATTGATTCCGGACAGCCGGTCCCAATGGGTGACGTTTATGACTCGTTGGTCCAGAAGAAGATCGATGAGTTGCTTCGCAACCCCCATCACGGCGAGCGGATGGCTTCGTTCTGGTTGGACGTGGTGCGTTTCGCGGACACGGTGGGCTATCACGGCGACCAAACCCAACACATCTTTCCCTATCGAGATTGGGTGATCGATGCGTTTCAAAACAACATGCCGTTTGATGAGTTCACGATCAAACAGTTGGCAGGCGATTTGTTGCCCGATGCCAACGCGGATGATTTGATCGCGTCGGGATTCAACCGATTGAACATGATGACTCGCGAAGGCGGTGCTCAACCCGGTGAGTACTTGTCCAAGTATGCCACGGATCGTGTTCGCACGGTTGGAATGGCGTGGATGGGATTGACCACGGGATGCGCCGAATGTCACGACCACAAGTTTGATCCATTCACGGCGAAGGATTTCTATTCGCTGGGAGCCTTCTTTGCGGACATCGAACAATGGGGTGTGTACAGCAATTACGGCTACACGCCCAATCCAGACTTGCTGGGGTACAATAACAACTTCCCGTTTCCACCGGAGATCGAAGTCACCAGCGAAGCCTTGCTGAGAGAACAGGCTCAGGCTCGATTGGAATTGGTCGCTGTGGCCAAAGGTGACATCGCCGCTTTGGATTCTGCTAAGAAGGAAGAAGCCAACCAATGGTGGTCACAAACGGTGGCTTGGTTGAGCCAACATTTCGATGGGTGGCGACCCGAGCGGCTGACGAAGGTTGATTCGAAAGACAAAAAGGTTCGATTGTACGAATGGACGCTGAGCGAGGGAGGATCAAGCAACGAAGCCAGCGAAGCAGCCGTTGTTCGAAGCATCCAGGTCAATTTGGATGTGGCCGCGAATCAATCGCCGCAGAATGTTTCGGTTCAATTCTTCATCGAGAGTCCACCGGCTGAGCCCGCCAAGTCAGACGAACAAGCCGACAGCAAGGAAGCGAAGAAAGACGAACCCGCCGCGCCGACGCGTCGTGCGATCGCCGTCCAACAGGCACTCGCGAATCGTTGGTTGCCTTCGTTCTCCAGTACCGTCGCCCAAACGAATGTGGCTTCGACCTGGACGGTTCCTGCAACGGACGAAAATGGTCATGCGAAGAAGCAACGACCTCACCAGTTCATGATCGATCGATCGGCTCACGCGGATGATTTGAACCAAGCCGTGTTTGAGTTGAAGCAGCCTCTGTCGCTGAAGCTTAAGCCGGGCGAAAAATTTTTGGTGGAAATCAAAGGCCTGGCTGAATCGACGCAGGTTTCGATTGGCTCATCGCCCATGATTCGTTTGCGTCCCTTGGACACCGGCGAAGTCGAAACATTGCTGTCGTGTGAATCACTTGATGATTCGGCGGCTCTGCTGACGTGGAGTTTGTCCCACAGCGGCCAGGCTCGCGATGCGGGAGCGATTCAGCATTGGCGAAACGAATATGTTCGCTGTCGCGATGGCCGCACGTGGACAATGGTGACCCAGGCAACGGATCCGATGGAGATGCGGGTTCTTCCTCGTGGGAACTGGCAGGACAAATCGGGCGAAGTGGTTCAGCCATCGACACCGGAATTTCTTGGGAAGTTTGGTTTGGAATCGACCGAAGTCGACAACGCGTCTGCGAAACGATTGACGCGTTTGGATCTGGCTCGATGGATCGTTCATCCCGACAATCCGCTGACGGCTCGCGTCGTTGCCAACCGTTTGTGGAAGCAGTTTTTCGGAACCGGTTTGACCGCCGCCGTCGATGATTTGGGAGCTCAGGGCGATCCGCCGTCACACCCCGAGTTGCTGGATTACTTGGCGAGTGAATTGATCGAGTCGGGCTGGGACATGCAGCATTTGATTCGCTTGATTTTGACCAGCGACGTTTACCAACAAGACAGCCGCGTGCGGCCGGAGCTGGCGGAGTCGGATCCGAACAATCGTTGGTTGGCGTATCATCCGCCACGACGATTGGAAGCGGAGATCGTTCGCGACAACGCGTTGTCAATCGCCGGTTTGTTGAACCTGGAAATCGGTGGCCCGTCGGTCAAACCGTATCAACCGGGCGGTTACTACTCGAACTTGCAGTTCCCCAACCGAACGTATCGATCCACGGCGGGTGACGACCAGTACCGTCGCGGTTTGTACATGCATTGGCAGCGAACGTTCTTACATCCCATGTTGGCAAACTTTGACGCTCCCAGCCGCGAAGATTGTGTTGCCATTCGTGCCAACGCAAACACGCCGCAGCAAGCCCTGACTTTGCTGAACGATCCAACTTTCATCGAAGCCGCCAGCGAACTCGCGTGGAATTTGCTGGCGGAATCGGGCGACGACGAAAGTCGTTTGCATGAGATGGTGCATCGTTCGCTGCAGCGCGAAGCCACGTCGGAGGAGATCGAGCGATTGCTCACGTTCTTGAACGAGCAACGTCAGATCTTTTCGGCCGACGAGTCATTGGCCCATCAACTCACCAGCGTCGGTCAAGCGTCGCTTCGTCATGACGAAGCCTTGCCGGCAGAAAAACGATCCGAATGGGCGGCTTGGACCGCGACCGCTCGCATCGTTTTGAATTTGCACGAATCCATCACCCGTTATTGA
- a CDS encoding DUF1501 domain-containing protein translates to MNALTDIQRRSFLKRGTYSVGMAALGSMLAKESQASQSTNPQPHFPGTAKTVIHLCMAGGPSHLETLDPKPELDKINDQPFPASMTDGQQLAQLQGAKLVARGAFCKFKKWGESGLEISELFPHIGSVADDLCIIRSMHTEQINHDPAHAFMNTGSIQKGRPSMGSWLLYGLGAETESLPGFIVFTSQGRYGAQPVSARQWKAGFLPSRFQGVQFQSRGDAVHYVRPPGGINDVTQKATIDAVNAFNRDLLADRGDAEIATRISQYEMAFRMQASVPELADMSDESKETLELYGVKQPGDGSFASNCLMARRLAERGVRFIQLYHRAWDHHGSLEAGMKDSAKAVDQASAALIQDLKQRGMLDETLVIWGGEFGRTPMKQGSGRDHHINAFSLFMAGGGIRGGMSYGNSDELGYRYLKDGEECHVRDLHATMLHACGLDHMRLSAKYQGLDVRLTGVEPARVLKPILKHA, encoded by the coding sequence ATGAACGCTTTGACCGATATCCAGCGTCGCAGTTTTTTAAAGCGTGGCACCTACAGTGTTGGGATGGCCGCGTTGGGATCGATGCTGGCGAAAGAAAGCCAGGCAAGTCAATCGACCAATCCGCAGCCCCATTTTCCGGGCACGGCCAAGACGGTCATTCACCTGTGCATGGCCGGTGGCCCCAGCCATTTGGAAACGCTCGATCCAAAACCGGAATTGGACAAGATCAACGACCAACCGTTTCCGGCGTCGATGACGGACGGCCAGCAGTTGGCTCAGTTGCAGGGAGCCAAATTGGTTGCCCGCGGCGCGTTCTGTAAGTTCAAAAAGTGGGGCGAGTCGGGGCTGGAAATCAGCGAACTGTTCCCGCACATTGGTTCCGTCGCGGACGATTTGTGCATCATCCGTTCGATGCACACCGAACAGATCAACCATGATCCGGCTCACGCCTTCATGAACACGGGGTCGATCCAAAAAGGACGTCCCAGCATGGGATCGTGGTTGCTGTACGGTCTTGGGGCCGAGACGGAATCGCTGCCCGGGTTCATCGTTTTCACCAGCCAAGGTCGCTACGGCGCTCAACCGGTTTCGGCTCGTCAGTGGAAAGCGGGCTTCCTGCCCAGTCGTTTCCAAGGCGTCCAGTTTCAATCCCGCGGCGATGCCGTGCACTACGTCCGACCGCCGGGCGGAATCAACGATGTGACTCAGAAAGCGACCATCGACGCGGTGAACGCTTTCAACCGCGATTTGCTGGCGGATCGTGGTGATGCCGAGATCGCAACGCGAATCAGCCAGTACGAGATGGCGTTCCGGATGCAAGCGTCGGTGCCTGAGTTGGCGGACATGTCGGACGAGTCCAAAGAGACGTTGGAACTTTACGGAGTGAAGCAACCAGGAGACGGTTCCTTCGCCAGCAATTGTTTGATGGCCCGACGTTTGGCAGAACGCGGCGTTCGATTCATTCAGCTTTATCACCGCGCCTGGGATCACCACGGCAGCTTGGAAGCCGGAATGAAGGACAGTGCGAAAGCCGTCGATCAAGCCTCCGCAGCCCTGATCCAAGACTTGAAACAACGCGGCATGTTGGATGAGACGCTCGTGATTTGGGGCGGCGAATTTGGTCGCACGCCCATGAAACAAGGCTCGGGGCGTGACCACCACATCAACGCGTTTTCATTGTTCATGGCGGGCGGTGGCATTCGTGGCGGAATGTCGTACGGCAACTCGGATGAATTGGGATATCGCTACTTGAAAGACGGCGAGGAGTGCCACGTTCGCGATTTGCACGCGACCATGTTGCATGCTTGCGGTTTGGATCACATGCGTTTGTCAGCGAAGTATCAAGGATTGGATGTGCGTTTGACGGGTGTTGAACCCGCGCGAGTTCTCAAGCCGATTTTGAAACATGCGTGA
- a CDS encoding UbiD family decarboxylase: protein MNDLRAGGRLITVDDEVDPNLEMAEIQRRVYLRGGPAILFTNVRGCRFPMASNLFGSLDQARYLFRDTLQKVRRLIEVKLDPSAVPKSPFRYAGVPLTAMTMLPRMTRRGAVQARSCRLSELPGLKSWPDDGGAFVTLPQVLSSDPTAPDNLMKVNLGMYRVQLSGNEYDPENQIGLHYQIHRGIGVHHRAAMDRGEDLPVTVTVGGSPAMTLAAVMPLPEGLTELTFAGALAGRRIRMIRDDHAPIYADADFALVGRVDPTATMPEGPFGDHLGYYSLQHPFPFLRVEKVWHRKDAIWPFTVVGRPPQEDTTFGQLIHELTDPIIPSVIPGVKAVHAVDAAGVHPLLLAIGSERYMPYLKAKEPQELLTQANAILGNGQLSLAKYLWITDDPDDSIRIHDIAAFMQHILRRADWRRDLHFQTKTTIDTLDYSGTGLNQGSKVVIAATGSPTRELATQVPSNLALPDGFSNPKVVMPGVLAIQGPKFTGPDSHQDRAALIERLAGCDSLSNLPLITLCDDSEFASATLNNWLWLTFTRSNPAIDIDGVNVQVIDKHWGCRGPLVIDARVKPHHAPPLIEDPDVTAKVDARATRGDQLAKYL, encoded by the coding sequence GTGAACGATCTTCGCGCCGGTGGTCGCTTGATCACCGTGGACGACGAGGTCGATCCGAATTTAGAGATGGCGGAGATCCAGCGCCGTGTTTACCTGCGCGGTGGCCCCGCGATCCTGTTCACCAACGTGCGTGGTTGCCGTTTTCCGATGGCCTCGAACCTGTTCGGGTCGCTCGATCAAGCCCGCTACCTCTTTCGCGACACACTGCAAAAAGTTCGGCGACTGATCGAAGTGAAGTTGGATCCCTCCGCGGTTCCAAAGTCTCCATTCCGCTACGCCGGCGTCCCACTGACTGCGATGACGATGCTGCCGCGAATGACGCGGCGAGGCGCCGTTCAAGCCCGCTCGTGTCGTCTCAGTGAACTTCCCGGTTTGAAATCTTGGCCGGATGACGGCGGTGCGTTTGTCACGTTGCCGCAAGTCCTCTCGTCAGATCCGACGGCGCCTGACAACCTGATGAAAGTCAACCTCGGGATGTACCGAGTCCAACTGTCTGGCAACGAATACGATCCTGAAAACCAAATCGGGTTGCATTATCAAATTCATCGCGGCATCGGCGTCCATCACCGTGCCGCGATGGATCGCGGGGAAGACTTGCCGGTCACCGTCACGGTCGGCGGTTCGCCCGCCATGACGCTGGCCGCCGTGATGCCGCTGCCCGAAGGCCTGACCGAGCTGACGTTTGCCGGCGCTTTGGCTGGCCGTCGCATCCGCATGATTCGCGACGATCACGCACCGATCTACGCCGACGCCGATTTCGCGCTGGTGGGTCGAGTCGATCCCACCGCGACGATGCCGGAAGGCCCCTTTGGCGACCACCTTGGTTATTACTCGCTTCAGCACCCGTTTCCATTTTTACGGGTCGAGAAAGTTTGGCATCGCAAAGACGCCATCTGGCCATTCACGGTCGTGGGTCGTCCACCGCAAGAAGACACCACGTTCGGACAATTGATCCACGAGCTGACCGATCCGATCATCCCATCGGTGATCCCCGGTGTGAAAGCCGTTCATGCGGTGGATGCCGCCGGCGTGCACCCGTTGCTGCTGGCGATCGGTAGCGAACGGTACATGCCGTATTTGAAAGCCAAAGAACCGCAGGAGTTGCTCACGCAAGCCAATGCGATTCTCGGCAATGGTCAGCTTTCGTTGGCAAAGTACCTGTGGATCACCGATGATCCCGACGACTCGATTCGCATTCATGACATCGCGGCGTTCATGCAGCACATCTTGCGTCGAGCGGATTGGCGACGCGATTTACATTTTCAAACGAAGACCACCATCGACACCTTGGACTACAGCGGCACCGGCCTGAACCAAGGATCCAAAGTCGTCATCGCGGCCACCGGATCACCCACGCGAGAACTCGCAACACAGGTCCCAAGCAACCTTGCGCTACCCGATGGATTTTCAAACCCCAAAGTCGTGATGCCCGGAGTGCTGGCGATTCAAGGGCCGAAGTTCACCGGCCCCGATTCGCACCAAGATCGCGCGGCGTTAATCGAACGGTTGGCCGGCTGCGATTCTTTGAGCAACCTTCCGCTGATCACGCTCTGTGACGATTCGGAGTTCGCCAGTGCAACGCTAAACAATTGGTTGTGGTTGACGTTCACGCGAAGCAATCCCGCGATCGATATCGACGGTGTGAATGTGCAAGTGATCGACAAACACTGGGGTTGCCGCGGTCCTCTGGTCATCGACGCGCGTGTCAAACCGCACCACGCACCTCCGTTGATCGAAGATCCCGATGTCACCGCCAAGGTCGATGCCCGCGCCACCCGAGGCGACCAGTTGGCCAAATACCTTTGA